From the genome of Streptomyces sp. V1I1, one region includes:
- a CDS encoding ATP-binding protein yields the protein MSIWWSLHLRREAASVPLARRLLLGTMETAGVDPDISYDLSVALSEACANAVEHGGGQGSGEASAAYRVTAYLDGEKCRIEVADSGPGFPTRRGGCAYAVPQAALTDESGRGLCLIEQLADHVHFRNRPGHGAVVSFDKILKWREDALLKVS from the coding sequence ATGAGCATCTGGTGGTCTCTCCACTTGCGGCGCGAAGCCGCGAGCGTCCCGCTCGCCCGGCGCCTGCTGCTCGGCACCATGGAGACCGCGGGCGTCGATCCCGACATCTCCTACGATCTGTCGGTCGCGCTCAGCGAAGCCTGTGCGAACGCCGTGGAGCACGGCGGCGGCCAGGGCTCCGGCGAAGCCTCCGCCGCATACCGCGTCACCGCGTATCTGGACGGCGAGAAGTGCCGTATCGAAGTGGCCGATTCGGGCCCCGGCTTTCCCACCAGGCGCGGCGGGTGCGCCTACGCCGTGCCGCAGGCCGCGCTCACCGACGAGAGCGGCCGCGGACTCTGTCTGATCGAGCAGCTCGCCGACCATGTCCACTTCCGCAACCGGCCCGGCCACGGCGCGGTGGTCAGCTTCGACAAGATCCTGAAATGGCGGGAGGACGCGCTGCTCAAGGTCTCCTGA